In Spiroplasma chinense, a single window of DNA contains:
- the trmFO gene encoding methylenetetrahydrofolate--tRNA-(uracil(54)-C(5))-methyltransferase (FADH(2)-oxidizing) TrmFO, with amino-acid sequence MEVKVIGAGLAGCELAWKLANNGIKVKLYEKKNVKKNEIQQLNTFAELVCSNTFRSKSTQNAVGILKKELELLDSLILDCAYKTQIPADDALAVDRESFSKLVDEKIRSHKNIEIFEEEILEINENEYTVITCGPLISGEFKEEINRVVGNQKLFYLDASAPIITKESIDFSKVFYSSRHGDDKSYICVPLTEEEFNKFHKDLLEAKKVNLKDFENEIFFQGCQPIERLAKISKSSLLNGPMSPNGLKYKSMNPFAVVQLRRDDAIDSLYNIVGFQTNLTWPEQKRIFSSLPGLGGAEFIRYGVMHKNFYLNSPKILNNKLQVMRSKKLFFAGQITGVEGYIESFASAHIVAAALMDQYHGRKFIPFPRETILGSLINYVTNPKIKKLKPMKANMGILDYKIPTFETKTQKNEFIFQNSITNLLKYLKIEK; translated from the coding sequence ATGGAAGTAAAAGTAATTGGTGCTGGTCTTGCGGGTTGTGAACTTGCTTGAAAACTTGCTAACAATGGTATTAAAGTTAAACTTTATGAAAAAAAGAATGTAAAGAAAAATGAAATTCAACAATTAAACACTTTTGCTGAATTGGTGTGTTCAAATACTTTTAGAAGTAAATCCACTCAAAATGCAGTGGGCATCTTAAAAAAAGAACTAGAATTATTAGATTCTTTAATCCTAGATTGTGCTTATAAAACACAAATACCAGCTGATGATGCATTAGCTGTGGATAGAGAGAGTTTTTCAAAGTTAGTAGATGAAAAAATTAGATCTCATAAAAATATTGAAATTTTTGAAGAGGAAATATTGGAAATTAATGAAAATGAGTATACTGTGATTACTTGTGGACCTTTAATTTCGGGTGAATTTAAAGAAGAAATCAATAGGGTAGTGGGAAATCAAAAATTGTTTTATTTAGATGCCTCAGCTCCTATAATTACAAAAGAATCAATAGATTTTTCAAAAGTCTTTTATAGCTCTCGTCATGGTGATGACAAGAGCTATATTTGTGTCCCATTAACAGAAGAAGAGTTTAATAAGTTTCACAAAGATTTGTTGGAAGCCAAAAAAGTGAATTTAAAGGATTTTGAGAACGAAATTTTCTTTCAAGGGTGTCAACCAATTGAAAGATTAGCAAAAATTTCAAAAAGTTCACTTTTGAATGGACCAATGTCGCCAAATGGGTTAAAATATAAAAGTATGAACCCTTTTGCCGTTGTACAGTTAAGAAGAGATGATGCTATAGATTCTTTATACAACATTGTGGGATTTCAAACAAATCTAACATGACCTGAGCAAAAAAGGATATTTTCATCTTTGCCAGGTCTTGGAGGTGCTGAGTTTATAAGATATGGAGTAATGCATAAGAATTTTTATCTAAACTCGCCAAAAATTTTAAATAACAAACTTCAAGTTATGAGAAGCAAAAAGCTGTTTTTTGCAGGACAAATAACTGGAGTTGAAGGTTATATAGAGTCATTTGCATCTGCACATATTGTAGCAGCGGCATTAATGGACCAATATCATGGTAGAAAATTCATACCTTTCCCCAGGGAAACAATTTTAGGATCACTTATAAATTATGTAACAAACCCTAAAATTAAGAAATTAAAACCTATGAAAGCAAACATGGGTATTTTAGACTATAAAATTCCGACTTTTGAAACAAAAACCCAAAAAAACGAGTTTATATTTCAAAATAGTATTACCAATTTATTAAAATATTTAAAAATAGAAAAATAG
- a CDS encoding lipoprotein has product MKKLITLLGSLSLTASASSMVVACGTTYDIKDDGNSVIVKFISSIDGHVQLSSADILWKLINETGPSNRETFLTDILKLINTSILANNEKNFSGEDSILKDSDVYQNKGLAEALKTKWSTLNRAVDLQIQREKDALKRANGSKWEKKWKQQLVDKFSVYQNDTDDMDLALLETKYKADILLSDASNNTTKGLLDVLLNTDSYGVTWTTAQTTLQKLNRLKSLVDDNDAFQAAYEADELAIQQIENAQKENTSDWVNTTEYKIDEAKKIVKEADVDKIEFDTPEDINAWASLGSETRSGMLSDSQRFFLEKFYETKAPLAISEVTIGYSTNGKFDDGISIDDFSGDNNVDLDDNNELLTWLGTETNANWTLGMRNNTLITSKSSKASVKKYDKLLTLNSSDFSDTLRTVVYDYILGGKAGAKVTDIKSIVENLDRKATGTDNFYGTFGDGNGKLVYVDTDGIHLVSIDGYDLLKDHFTVASKPEDNGNGNLAELKAFHDFHNLTDAEKIGVLSRGTMMNDLNSDVSNDYLRFLVNNSLLKGISDSPYDFDIMSEVKDWAKISSSTDSETYWISAVFDYFRQITTKEDNKSLVSQFIKFGVENPSNTDANNISLAMEDWVIRKIETVQTSYRIAPIVKFTDMFVNWGKTITANTATGYPKKLITNDKFTGDALQEALPEIWKTTKDGTRSINPETAFYYNYNNAYKGGVL; this is encoded by the coding sequence GTGAAAAAGTTAATAACACTATTAGGTAGTTTATCACTAACAGCAAGTGCTTCATCAATGGTAGTTGCTTGTGGTACAACTTACGATATCAAAGACGACGGTAACTCAGTTATTGTCAAATTTATCAGTTCGATTGACGGACATGTACAACTTAGTTCTGCAGATATTTTATGAAAATTAATAAATGAAACAGGACCAAGTAATAGAGAAACTTTCTTAACAGATATTTTAAAATTGATAAACACATCAATTTTGGCAAATAATGAAAAGAATTTCTCTGGAGAAGATAGTATTTTAAAAGATTCTGATGTTTACCAAAACAAAGGTTTAGCAGAAGCTTTAAAAACTAAATGATCTACTTTAAATAGAGCAGTTGATTTGCAAATCCAAAGAGAAAAAGATGCTTTAAAAAGAGCAAATGGGAGCAAATGAGAAAAAAAATGAAAACAACAATTAGTTGATAAATTCAGTGTTTATCAAAATGATACAGATGATATGGATTTAGCTTTATTAGAAACAAAATATAAAGCAGATATTTTATTATCAGATGCATCAAACAACACAACTAAAGGACTTTTAGACGTTCTTTTAAATACTGACAGTTATGGAGTAACTTGAACAACAGCTCAAACTACTCTACAAAAACTAAACAGATTAAAATCATTAGTTGATGATAATGATGCTTTCCAAGCAGCTTATGAAGCAGATGAACTTGCAATTCAACAAATTGAAAATGCTCAAAAAGAAAATACTTCAGATTGAGTAAATACAACTGAATACAAAATCGATGAGGCTAAAAAAATAGTAAAAGAAGCTGATGTAGATAAGATTGAATTCGACACACCAGAAGATATTAATGCGTGAGCATCATTAGGTTCTGAAACAAGAAGTGGTATGTTAAGTGATTCTCAAAGATTTTTCTTAGAAAAATTCTATGAAACTAAAGCGCCACTTGCAATTAGTGAAGTTACAATTGGTTATTCAACAAATGGTAAATTTGATGATGGAATAAGTATTGATGACTTTAGTGGTGATAACAATGTTGATTTAGATGATAATAATGAGCTTTTAACATGATTAGGAACAGAAACAAATGCAAATTGAACACTTGGTATGAGAAATAATACTCTAATTACAAGCAAAAGTTCAAAAGCAAGCGTTAAAAAATATGACAAATTATTAACTTTAAATAGTTCTGACTTTTCAGATACATTAAGAACTGTAGTTTACGATTACATTCTTGGTGGTAAAGCTGGAGCAAAAGTTACAGATATTAAAAGTATTGTTGAAAATTTAGACCGTAAAGCAACAGGGACAGATAATTTCTATGGAACATTTGGTGATGGTAATGGTAAATTAGTTTACGTTGACACTGATGGAATTCATTTAGTATCAATTGATGGATATGACCTATTAAAAGATCACTTTACAGTAGCAAGTAAACCAGAAGATAATGGAAATGGTAATTTAGCTGAATTAAAAGCTTTCCACGACTTCCATAATTTAACTGATGCTGAAAAAATTGGTGTTCTTTCAAGAGGAACTATGATGAATGATTTAAATAGCGACGTAAGTAATGACTACTTAAGATTCTTGGTAAATAACTCATTATTAAAAGGAATTAGTGACAGTCCATATGACTTTGACATTATGTCAGAAGTTAAAGATTGAGCTAAAATTAGCAGTTCTACTGATTCTGAAACATATTGAATTTCTGCAGTATTTGACTACTTCAGACAAATTACTACAAAAGAAGACAATAAATCATTAGTTTCACAATTCATTAAATTTGGAGTAGAAAATCCTTCAAATACTGATGCAAACAATATTTCATTAGCAATGGAAGATTGAGTAATTAGAAAAATTGAAACAGTTCAAACAAGTTACAGAATTGCACCAATTGTTAAATTTACTGATATGTTTGTAAATTGAGGAAAAACTATTACAGCAAACACTGCAACAGGATATCCAAAAAAATTAATTACAAATGATAAATTTACAGGAGATGCTTTACAAGAAGCATTGCCAGAAATTTGAAAAACCACTAAAGATGGTACAAGATCAATAAATCCTGAAACTGCTTTCTATTATAATTACAACAATGCTTACAAAGGAGGTGTTTTATAA
- a CDS encoding 3'-5' exoribonuclease YhaM family protein, which translates to MKICEINSEMKAIEVVARVERVILSTGNNGSNYLIINLVDNSGRIEARLWNSDERDVDRIKVDSILKIDGMVNVYRQQIQLKVNSYHKISKEEFEKYGIQEDMFAIAAPINIENSYKKLLDILDEIENEVYKKVTLSIIEEHEEQFKTYPAAMSIHHNVVGGLFWHSFSLLMGAKSLQPIYKFATIDWDLVFCGAILHDIGKVIEMKGKTAADYTDAGKMLGHISIGNAFISEKAKELNLNEQEYSEVIKLQHVVLSSHGKNEFGSPVEPVLIEGIIVSSLDAMDARIYKVNDEINKVDNGVWTSRIQTEDGRSFLNHYKK; encoded by the coding sequence ATGAAAATATGCGAAATAAACAGTGAAATGAAAGCTATCGAAGTGGTAGCAAGAGTTGAGAGAGTCATTTTATCAACAGGAAATAATGGTTCTAATTATTTAATTATAAATCTAGTAGACAATTCAGGAAGAATTGAAGCAAGATTGTGAAATTCAGACGAAAGAGATGTTGACCGCATAAAAGTTGACAGTATCTTAAAAATTGATGGAATGGTAAATGTTTATAGACAACAAATTCAATTAAAAGTTAATTCTTATCACAAAATTTCAAAAGAAGAATTTGAAAAATATGGAATTCAAGAAGACATGTTTGCAATTGCAGCACCAATAAATATCGAAAATAGTTATAAAAAATTATTAGATATACTTGATGAAATTGAGAATGAAGTTTACAAAAAAGTAACTTTATCAATTATTGAAGAACATGAAGAACAATTTAAAACTTATCCAGCTGCAATGTCAATTCACCACAATGTAGTAGGGGGGCTTTTCTGGCATAGTTTCTCATTATTAATGGGAGCAAAATCTTTACAACCAATTTATAAATTTGCAACAATTGATTGAGACTTAGTATTTTGTGGAGCAATTCTACACGATATTGGTAAAGTAATTGAAATGAAAGGTAAAACTGCTGCAGATTATACAGATGCTGGTAAAATGCTAGGGCATATATCAATTGGTAATGCTTTTATAAGTGAAAAAGCCAAAGAATTAAACCTAAATGAACAAGAATATAGTGAAGTTATCAAGTTACAACACGTAGTGCTTTCAAGTCATGGAAAAAATGAATTTGGATCACCTGTAGAACCAGTTTTAATTGAAGGAATTATAGTTTCTTCTCTTGACGCAATGGATGCAAGAATTTACAAAGTAAATGACGAGATTAATAAGGTTGATAATGGAGTTTGAACTAGTAGAATTCAAACTGAAGACGGTAGAAGTTTTTTAAATCATTATAAAAAGTAA
- a CDS encoding biotin/lipoyl-binding protein, whose amino-acid sequence MEKIKFKNSRKYKGIVEKVFVKDGEPVTAGQVLAQISTQMEKFQIQSPIDGVVKNIYIIESLIVSHGDIIFDIINKKELNNILKKPENIGDTLKEALTINGFIDKLNLTDTQELTETVDEAKFDIQKDVEHTEEEFSMYNQSSPLAKANEKEKREFVESNESITKQNVIDAESVTRELEGLEHLKFDNGIIVDKEESLKEVEKDFKMSDKHLEDTFKLNKEEQVQQVQEEEDDLENVDLKVFAKPELKPVDNEADFPLPSSLPKNLEVTKTVDIKFEDEKDIAIFEDHNPIVEEAQIIDSVNQSNFLSKFRDLPNEDNDDLISMDNSFEKDGEDLFEKEQKNEEIEVKSEEPQIIEPSPVEETFTQQENKVNEKPIVEKVVETVVEKVVVEEKFDDSELKAEISKLLEEQSKLNEKIAELEKRKVVSENVVSSDVKVSSSIDFEVDITALLHLQTLMYEPYLEKGIEIELNSFYLKAMRLVLAKFTEFDFNENSTISLGKKIEDEFKFKDIKIEQEEAIANIAKQISENATSLSPNNISIWDLSEYNILSSKIQLNSDEIINIAIGDIHSKVKGDMELSNYLNVTVNFDKNIINVNDAVEFAKEFNKIITNPGLLI is encoded by the coding sequence ATGGAAAAGATAAAATTTAAAAATTCACGTAAATATAAGGGTATTGTTGAAAAAGTTTTTGTAAAAGATGGAGAACCTGTAACAGCAGGACAAGTATTGGCGCAAATTTCAACTCAAATGGAGAAATTTCAAATTCAATCTCCAATTGATGGAGTAGTAAAAAATATCTATATCATAGAATCTTTAATCGTTTCTCATGGGGACATAATTTTTGACATAATTAATAAAAAAGAATTAAATAATATACTAAAAAAACCAGAAAACATTGGAGATACTTTAAAAGAAGCTTTAACAATAAATGGTTTTATTGATAAATTAAACTTAACAGATACTCAAGAGTTAACAGAAACTGTTGATGAAGCTAAATTTGATATTCAAAAAGATGTTGAACATACAGAAGAAGAATTTTCAATGTATAATCAATCATCACCTCTTGCTAAAGCAAATGAAAAAGAAAAAAGAGAATTTGTTGAAAGTAATGAGAGTATAACTAAACAAAATGTTATAGATGCTGAAAGTGTAACAAGAGAACTTGAAGGTTTAGAACACTTAAAATTCGATAACGGAATAATTGTTGATAAAGAAGAATCTTTAAAAGAAGTTGAAAAAGACTTTAAAATGTCAGATAAACATTTAGAAGATACTTTCAAATTAAACAAAGAAGAACAAGTTCAACAAGTTCAAGAAGAAGAAGATGATTTAGAAAATGTTGATTTAAAAGTATTTGCAAAACCAGAATTAAAACCAGTTGACAACGAAGCTGATTTCCCATTACCAAGCAGTTTACCAAAAAACCTAGAGGTTACAAAAACTGTAGATATTAAATTTGAAGATGAAAAAGATATAGCGATTTTTGAAGATCACAACCCTATCGTTGAAGAAGCGCAAATAATAGATTCTGTAAATCAATCTAACTTCTTATCAAAATTTAGAGATTTACCTAACGAAGATAATGATGACTTAATTTCTATGGATAATTCATTTGAAAAAGATGGTGAAGATTTATTTGAAAAAGAACAAAAAAACGAAGAAATCGAAGTAAAATCAGAAGAACCTCAAATTATTGAACCTTCACCAGTAGAAGAAACATTTACACAACAAGAAAACAAAGTAAATGAAAAACCAATTGTTGAAAAAGTAGTTGAAACGGTTGTTGAAAAAGTAGTGGTTGAAGAAAAATTTGATGATTCTGAATTAAAAGCTGAAATTTCAAAATTACTAGAAGAACAAAGTAAATTAAATGAAAAAATTGCAGAACTTGAAAAGAGAAAAGTAGTATCTGAAAATGTGGTTTCAAGTGATGTTAAAGTATCAAGTTCTATAGATTTTGAAGTAGATATTACAGCATTACTTCATTTACAAACATTGATGTATGAACCATATTTAGAAAAAGGGATTGAAATAGAATTAAACTCATTCTATTTAAAAGCTATGAGATTAGTATTGGCCAAATTTACTGAATTTGACTTTAATGAAAATAGCACAATTTCATTAGGTAAAAAAATTGAAGATGAGTTTAAATTCAAAGATATTAAAATTGAACAAGAAGAAGCAATTGCAAATATTGCAAAACAAATAAGTGAAAATGCAACATCATTATCACCGAACAATATTTCAATTTGAGATCTTTCTGAATACAATATTTTATCTTCAAAAATTCAATTAAATAGTGATGAAATTATAAACATTGCAATTGGAGATATACATTCAAAGGTAAAAGGGGATATGGAATTGTCAAATTACTTAAATGTAACAGTAAATTTTGATAAGAACATTATTAATGTTAATGATGCAGTTGAATTTGCAAAAGAATTCAACAAAATCATTACAAATCCTGGTCTATTAATTTAA
- a CDS encoding HIT family protein translates to MNECLFCKIIDGQIPSKKIYENEYTLCFLDVFPNSDGHCLVIPKKHFENFETTDSLYITEVAKTKQEVVKLLRANLPVEPVGFNYVSNQGSEAFQTVFHYHEHIIPKYIKEFGYGFVINHANDMTDQDEIHKILTKK, encoded by the coding sequence ATGAACGAATGCTTATTTTGTAAAATAATTGACGGACAAATCCCAAGTAAAAAGATCTATGAAAACGAATATACTCTTTGTTTTTTAGACGTATTTCCAAATAGTGATGGACATTGTCTTGTAATACCAAAAAAACACTTTGAAAATTTTGAAACAACTGATAGTTTATATATAACTGAAGTTGCAAAGACAAAACAAGAAGTTGTAAAGCTCTTGAGAGCAAACCTGCCAGTGGAACCTGTGGGGTTCAATTATGTGTCTAACCAAGGTTCTGAGGCCTTTCAAACAGTTTTTCACTACCACGAGCATATAATCCCCAAATACATAAAAGAGTTTGGTTATGGCTTTGTTATCAATCACGCAAACGATATGACTGACCAAGATGAAATACATAAAATATTGACAAAAAAATAG
- a CDS encoding copper homeostasis protein CutC, protein MFLEVIAKNLEDVIEINKSNASRIELCDKLEFGGYTPDYNLIKEACELSKIPVNVIVRHSHIDFYSSEEEKLEILKDIEFIKTTKANGIVVGVLNKDNTIDLEFLKKVIAMKGDLKITFHKAFDFVNDFEKEYEKLANLKIDNVLTSGGENISKGFEILKVLTSKNLYTKVLIGGGVTLDNIDIVKSISDQVHIGTAARIDNTFETAIDLEKIEKIFRG, encoded by the coding sequence ATGTTTTTAGAAGTTATTGCTAAAAATTTAGAGGATGTAATAGAGATAAATAAAAGTAATGCAAGCAGAATTGAGTTATGTGATAAATTAGAATTTGGAGGATACACACCAGATTATAATTTAATAAAAGAGGCTTGTGAATTATCAAAAATACCGGTCAATGTGATTGTTAGACACAGTCATATTGACTTTTATTCAAGTGAGGAAGAAAAACTAGAAATTCTAAAAGATATTGAATTTATTAAAACAACAAAAGCTAACGGAATAGTTGTTGGAGTATTAAATAAAGACAATACAATTGATTTAGAATTTCTAAAAAAAGTGATAGCAATGAAAGGTGACTTAAAAATCACCTTTCACAAAGCATTTGATTTTGTAAATGACTTTGAAAAAGAATACGAAAAACTTGCAAATCTTAAAATTGATAATGTTTTAACTTCCGGAGGAGAAAATATATCAAAAGGATTTGAAATATTAAAGGTTTTGACAAGTAAAAACCTTTATACAAAAGTGTTGATTGGTGGGGGTGTAACTCTCGACAATATTGACATTGTAAAGTCTATATCAGATCAAGTTCATATAGGAACCGCTGCAAGAATTGACAACACTTTTGAAACTGCAATAGATTTGGAAAAAATAGAGAAAATCTTTAGAGGCTAA
- the ylxM gene encoding YlxM family DNA-binding protein, whose amino-acid sequence MSNIDKTIENNQLYDYYKNLLTEKQRSYFELYFFEDLTLQEISEEFDVSRNAVHDSINKTINILNDLESKLKIKQKNEFIKENLEKLKDNKMSISEFYDLIEGEL is encoded by the coding sequence ATGAGTAATATTGATAAAACAATAGAAAATAATCAGCTTTATGATTACTATAAAAATTTATTAACAGAAAAACAGAGAAGCTATTTTGAACTTTACTTCTTTGAAGATCTTACTTTACAAGAAATTAGTGAAGAATTTGATGTTTCAAGAAATGCGGTTCATGATAGTATTAACAAAACAATAAACATTCTAAATGATTTAGAAAGTAAATTGAAAATTAAACAAAAAAACGAGTTTATAAAAGAAAATTTAGAAAAATTAAAAGACAATAAAATGTCTATTTCTGAATTTTATGACTTGATAGAGGGAGAACTTTAA
- a CDS encoding serine aminopeptidase domain-containing protein, whose amino-acid sequence MTIIIWELLSTMLIIVGAMFGFLLILVLIARFTKLRSLKFNPTALQRGEFVGNKTFITKDKYELNVLGEIKKESEYIFLCVHDFKNYKEEFEGFIDYCKENKTFSAISYDQRGCGENGVDENAVIGALYSDMNEIIDALKEKYEQKIVLLASGKSFALALKFANDNRVEKVMTTSIFINKAYKNGSALNWSLFMGTIFNLKKKIITKINGIDFSDNEQEAKKIEVNNLEKGKYTVCEYFQYKSAIKNTKKLINKSNNKVVIFTPTSDLQLDAKKAARFFTKLNKEKYELVVLENEKHFWINLDKKQYFDLILQKI is encoded by the coding sequence ATGACAATTATTATTTGAGAATTATTATCTACTATGCTTATAATAGTGGGTGCAATGTTTGGTTTTCTGTTAATTCTTGTGTTAATAGCAAGATTTACAAAACTAAGATCTCTAAAATTTAATCCAACAGCTTTACAAAGAGGAGAGTTTGTTGGAAACAAAACATTTATAACTAAGGATAAATATGAATTAAATGTTTTAGGTGAAATTAAAAAAGAAAGTGAATATATCTTTTTATGCGTTCATGATTTCAAGAACTATAAAGAAGAATTTGAAGGTTTTATTGATTACTGTAAAGAAAATAAAACATTTTCAGCAATTTCTTATGACCAAAGAGGTTGTGGAGAAAATGGTGTGGATGAAAATGCTGTAATTGGTGCTTTATATTCAGATATGAACGAAATTATTGATGCGCTAAAAGAAAAATATGAACAAAAAATTGTGTTATTAGCATCTGGTAAATCATTTGCACTTGCTTTAAAATTTGCAAATGACAATAGAGTTGAAAAAGTTATGACAACAAGTATTTTTATAAATAAAGCTTATAAAAACGGTTCTGCTTTAAACTGAAGTTTATTTATGGGGACAATCTTTAACTTAAAGAAAAAAATTATCACTAAAATCAACGGTATCGACTTTAGTGATAATGAACAAGAAGCTAAAAAAATAGAGGTAAATAACCTTGAAAAAGGAAAATATACAGTTTGTGAATATTTTCAATACAAAAGTGCTATCAAAAATACCAAAAAACTTATAAATAAGTCTAATAATAAAGTAGTTATTTTTACACCAACTTCTGACCTACAATTAGATGCTAAAAAAGCTGCAAGATTCTTTACTAAATTAAACAAAGAAAAATATGAACTTGTTGTTTTAGAAAATGAGAAGCATTTTTGAATAAATTTAGATAAAAAACAATATTTTGATTTAATTCTTCAAAAAATATAA
- the metK gene encoding methionine adenosyltransferase, whose product MKRYFTSESVSEGHPDKLCDQISDAILDACLEQDENSRVACETMVTKDFVVVTGEITTKAKVNFEEQVRRILKKVRYNDAATGIDPDTCEVLIKLKEQSPDIAMGVNGKELGAGDQGIMFGYAVKEAETLMPYSIQIAHDLVHLASKLKKAGVFKYAQPDMKSQVTMNYTNPMNPSIDTILMSVQHDADFNEEEFKKFIKENIMDVVAKKHGLNTDFKVLINPTGKFVIGGPLGDAGLTGRKIIVDTYGGYARHGGGAFSGKDATKVDRSAAYMCRYAAKNIVAAGLADKLEIQVSYAIGKAKPISIFVEAFETNKVPMDIIYKALNENFDFSVQNIIDTLDLKKPIFFRTSKYGHFGKQEFSWEKLDKVKDLSKYK is encoded by the coding sequence ATGAAAAGATATTTTACTAGTGAATCTGTGTCAGAAGGGCACCCAGACAAACTTTGTGACCAAATTTCAGATGCTATTTTAGATGCTTGTCTAGAACAAGATGAAAACTCAAGAGTAGCTTGCGAAACTATGGTAACAAAAGATTTTGTAGTAGTTACAGGAGAAATCACAACAAAAGCAAAAGTTAATTTTGAAGAACAAGTAAGAAGAATACTTAAAAAAGTGCGTTATAACGATGCTGCAACTGGTATTGACCCAGATACTTGTGAAGTTCTTATAAAATTAAAAGAACAATCACCAGATATTGCAATGGGAGTTAATGGTAAAGAATTAGGGGCAGGGGACCAAGGAATTATGTTTGGTTATGCTGTAAAAGAAGCAGAAACTTTAATGCCTTATTCAATCCAAATTGCTCACGATCTAGTTCATTTAGCAAGTAAATTGAAAAAAGCTGGAGTATTTAAGTATGCACAACCAGATATGAAATCTCAAGTAACAATGAACTATACAAACCCAATGAATCCATCAATTGACACAATATTAATGTCAGTTCAACATGATGCAGACTTTAATGAAGAAGAGTTTAAAAAATTTATTAAAGAAAACATTATGGATGTAGTTGCAAAAAAACACGGTTTAAATACTGATTTTAAAGTATTAATAAACCCTACAGGAAAATTTGTTATTGGAGGACCTCTTGGAGATGCAGGTCTTACTGGAAGAAAAATTATTGTAGATACTTATGGAGGATATGCTCGCCATGGAGGAGGAGCTTTCTCTGGAAAAGATGCTACAAAAGTTGACAGAAGTGCAGCTTACATGTGTAGATATGCAGCAAAAAATATAGTAGCTGCAGGTCTAGCAGATAAATTAGAAATTCAAGTAAGTTATGCTATTGGAAAAGCAAAACCAATTTCAATATTTGTTGAAGCTTTTGAAACAAATAAAGTTCCTATGGATATTATTTACAAAGCTTTAAATGAAAACTTTGACTTTAGTGTTCAAAATATTATTGATACTTTAGACTTAAAAAAACCTATTTTCTTTAGAACATCTAAATATGGACATTTTGGAAAACAAGAATTTTCTTGAGAAAAATTAGATAAAGTAAAAGATCTATCTAAATATAAATAA
- a CDS encoding TIGR00282 family metallophosphoesterase: protein MNILMIGDVFSKSGRDVLQKELNNIVTENNIDFIVVNGENISHGKGINKNHYDFLKSLGVDVITTGNHVFKVKETLEFIEQTPDLLRPLNLNKYLPGSGTIVVKKNGLKIRVTNLLGTVYMDHANNNYEIMDELIANDDSDIHLVDFHAEASAEKKALAWNYDGKITALVGTHTHVPTADAQILPKGTAYVTDLGMTGPINSIIGANPEEVIRKEKTGLPTKFKPSENVGEINGIILQVKNKRAEKIWRVQTQ, encoded by the coding sequence ATGAATATTTTGATGATAGGAGATGTTTTCTCAAAATCAGGAAGAGATGTCTTGCAAAAAGAATTGAACAACATTGTAACTGAAAACAATATTGATTTTATTGTGGTAAATGGAGAAAACATCTCGCATGGAAAAGGTATCAATAAAAATCATTATGATTTTCTAAAATCTTTGGGAGTTGACGTAATTACAACTGGAAATCACGTTTTTAAAGTCAAAGAAACACTAGAATTTATTGAACAAACACCAGATTTATTAAGACCATTAAATTTAAATAAATATTTACCAGGAAGTGGAACAATAGTTGTTAAAAAAAATGGATTAAAAATTAGAGTTACTAATTTATTAGGAACTGTATATATGGATCATGCAAATAATAACTATGAAATTATGGATGAATTAATTGCAAATGATGATAGTGATATTCACTTAGTAGATTTTCACGCAGAAGCTTCAGCTGAAAAGAAAGCGCTAGCTTGAAATTATGATGGTAAAATTACAGCACTTGTAGGAACTCATACACATGTTCCAACAGCAGATGCTCAAATTTTACCAAAAGGAACAGCTTATGTGACCGATCTTGGGATGACAGGGCCTATAAATTCAATAATTGGTGCAAATCCTGAAGAAGTTATTAGAAAAGAAAAAACAGGTTTACCTACCAAATTCAAACCAAGTGAAAATGTGGGGGAAATTAATGGTATAATATTACAAGTAAAAAATAAAAGAGCAGAAAAAATCTGAAGAGTGCAAACTCAATAA